The nucleotide window CCCCTGACCGTAAGGGTGCTGGATAACCTGGCTATGGCGGTGAACTTTGACGGGCGCAGGCAATTCTTCGCTGACACCGACGGAGGTACGTTTGTTCAGGTAGATGGTATTGTCTATGGCAGTACGCCGGCGGCAGGCGGCGGATTTGCCCCGCGGCCGTTTACGCCGGTATCCAATAGTCCGGTGACCGGTTCAGGTACCGCAGCTGATCCCTTCAGGATCGCGACAGAGGTCGAAGCCGGGACATCCGGCGTCCGTGTCTCACAGGTAACGACCTATGTGAACGGCGAGCGACGGTATCGTGTTGACATCACGGCCAGAAACACATCATCGGCCAACCGCAACGTGCGCATATTTCACGGCGCCGATCTCTTCCTCAACTTCCCGGGGAACGTTCTCGATTTCGGCTTTGGCTTTTTTGATCCGCCCACCGGCGCAGTAGGCGCCCTCTCTCAGGATCAGCGCTCGGTTCAGGTCTTCATTCCCATAACCGCACCGACTGCCTACCAGGAAGCCTTCTACGCCACCTTCTGGAGCCGGATCGGCGGCGCCAATGGCGCCCCCGGGCCGGGCTTTGACAACACGATCAATTCTAGTTTCCACGATACGGCAGCCGGTCTGCAATACGATCGGACCCTCGCTCCCGGCGCCAGCGAGACGGTCAGCCTGTTCGGGGCCTTTGGCCTGGCCGACGATGTGGGGATTAGGCCACCGGCGCTTGAGTTGCCCCCGGAACCGGCCGATGTCTGGGTTGTCATCCGCCCGTCATTCAATCTGTCCGTGGCGCCGCGATCCATCATTGTCTTCGAGATCGTGATCACCAATATCGGAAGGGGCGCTGCTAGCAGCACCGAGATCATCTTTCCGTTTGATCCGGATCTGCTGCAGGTGGTTGATGCGAGCTTCGATGTCCCAACCACGTGGGTGGCAGCCGTCAACCGCGACTCGCTGGTGATCCGCAGCGGTCTGCTTGGCCCCCGTTCCGGGCGCACTCGAGGAACCATTCGCTTCACGGTGCGCGAGAATGCGCGACAGGGTGGCACTATCACCGGCCGGGTGCAACTCCGCTGGACGGACGGCGGCAGGGGCGGTCGCAGTCAGAGTAATCTCTTCGTGATCCCGGTAGGCCCTACCGCACAAAGCAGTCCTACCTATGTTATCGTGGTCGAGCCAGCGGCGGGATCCTCTGGCGCCGTATTCAGGTTCACGAGCCCGATCTTCGTCCCGCGTGAGCCAGTGGGAGTCTGGTACAACTTGCCTGACGGTCGCGTCGTTGCGGTCAACACGCTCCGCGCCAATGATGAGGGGGCTTTGACAGTCAACTTCACCAGTCGCGATCTGCCGCCCGGAACCTACTCGATGGTTTTCTACGGCCTGTGGAGTGAGTTTACAGCGGTGACGCCGTTTGTGATCCGGTAGGGGAAACGGGCGTGCAACCGGTAACGCACCACCTCGTGCCTCGAAGGCACGAGGTGGTGGTCATTGGCGTTCTGTCTAACCAGGGCTGATGCAGAGTCCGCCTCCGGCGGGGTTTGGTGCTTACCCCGAAGGCTTTGCATCAGCCCTGACCGTGTAACGGCAGGGCTTGACAAATCCTCCGGGCGGATTAAGATACAAACAGATGTTCGTTCGAGGCGGGAGGGCGAGGATGACCCTGGATACGGCCGATATTCCTCAGGCGGATCAGCTCTGGGATGTGGCGCGGGTAGCCGAGGCGATCGCGCGGGGCCGCCACGACACCGAAGAGATCGCGGCATACATCGGCATGAAGGTGCCGCGCCAGGGGCACTACTATACCCAGGCGGCGCGTATCCTCGGGCTGGTGACGGAGGGCGAACCCGGTGAAGCGCCGCGCCTCACCACCCTCGGGCGAAGCTTCGTGCGCAGCAACCGGGTTGAGCAGCGCACCTTTCTGCGCCGCTTATTGCTCCAGCGCGAGCCGACCCGCTCGGTCATTATCAGGCTGCGCGCCCGTGACGGGCTGGATCGCCAGGAACTGGCTGAGACCCTTCAGCAACTGGCGCCGCTCGCCGCCAGCACCGCCAGCCGGCGCGCCCACACCATCGCGGCATGGCTCTGCGCGGTAGATCTGGCTGAGTGGCAGAATGATCGGCTGGTGTACACCGGCCCGGCTTTCGTCGGCGCCGCCGGGGCGCAGGCGTCTTCACCGGCAGGTGATGCAGAAGGTTGGGGAAACGTGAGTTCCCCCTGGTCACGGTAGGCGGTACAGGAGCAACCTTCACGGTTGCACCACAGTAACCGCCTCCACTGCTGTTTCCACACTGAGGGGCGCGCCGCCTGGCTGGAGCCAGGCCAGAAACTCGATGTTGCCGGCCGGTCCGCTGAGGGGGGAGCGGGTCAGGCCGCGCGGGGTCAGGCCCAGTTCCGCGGCTGTCGCCAATACCTCGCGGAGCACAGCCTGGTGAACAGCGGGGTCGCGCACCACGCCGCCACGGCTCACGTGCTCGGGGCCAGCCTCGAATTGCGGCTTGATCAGCGCCACGATCCAGCCGGTCGCACGCACGAGCCGGCGCACAGCCGGCAAGACCAGCTTCAAAGAGATAAACGATACGTCAATGGTTGCACAGTCGGCCGTGACTCCGCCGGGCAGGGCTTGCAGATGGCGAATGTTGGTGCGTTCAAGGACCGTCACTCGCGGGTCGGAGCGCAGGCGGTAGTCGAGCAAGCCGTAGCCCACGTCCACGGCGTAGACGTGAGCAGCGCCCCGCTGCAGCAAGACGTCGGTGAAGCCCCCGGTGGAGGCGCCGACGTCGAGGGCCACAAGTCCCGCAGGGCTAAGCCCGAAGACGTCGAGGGCGTGGGCGAGTTTGTAACCCCCACGGCTGACGTAGGGTAGCGCCGCTGTCACCTCGACGGCAGCGTCTTCGTCTACCAGAACGCCGGGTTTGGTTGCTGGCTGGCCCGCGACACGCACGCTCCCGGCCAGCACGAGGGCCTGGGCCTTGCTGCGCGTCTCGGCCAGTCCGCGTGCGACCAGAAGTTGGTCAAGGCGTGTTTTTGCCATACTCCTCGTGACCGGGCGGGGCTCGCCTGGCGCGTTCGCGCTCCAGGCGAGCGATCTCCTGTTCCAACTCCGCCGCCATTTGCCGTAACCAGGCCGGTGGGGGGTTGTGGGGATCGTTGAGCTTCGGGCGCAAGCGGCGCAATTCGGCTTTGCGTTGTCGCAGGGCGGCATCAAGGGTGCCGGAGGGTTCGGGCGGCGGCGTGGGCGGCTCCGCTTGCGTCTCCAGGTAGGCCACGACCAGTTCGCTCAAGAGTTCGTCCAGGTCGCGATCGGCATGCTCCAGCAAACGCAGCAGTTTAGCCCGCTGCGCCGCGGTAAGATAGATCCGCGTGGGAATGGCGAAGCGACCTTCGTCCATCGCTTAGCGTAGCTTCTCGCGCAGGTAGAGCGGCAGGTCGGCAACGGGCACCCGCTCCTGGGCCATGGTATCACGGTCACGCACAGTCACGGTGTCGGCGAGCGCCGGTTCTTTGCCTTCGCCAAGGGTGTCAAAGTCCACCGTAATGCAATACGGCGTGCCAATTTCGTCCTGACGGCGGTAGAGCTTGCCGATAGCGCCGGTATCATCATACACCGTCCGCGCGCCGAGTTCCAGTTGGAGCTGGCGGCGGATGCGGCGCGCCGTCTCAACCATCGCGTCGTGGTTGCGTTTGAGGGGGAAGACGGCGACTTTTACCGGCGCCAGGCGGGGTCGCAGGCGCAGGACGGTGCGGAAGTGCTCATCGATCAACGGTTGGGCCTGGCCGCGCAGCTTCTTGCCCAATTCGATGGCATCGGCGCCGGGCATGGCCAGGAGCGGCTCAACCTCCGGCAGACGCTCGGGCAGATGGCTGCGAATGGCCTCACCATAAGCGAGGAGAGCGTCGCGCGCCTCGGAGTGGAGTTTCTCACTGCGGCCTACCGATTTGAGAAAGGCGGCGAGGGCGTCGGCCACGGCTTCGACTCTCTCCGGAGGCGGGGCTTTGGTCATCTCTTCAGCATAAGCCTCGCAGAGCACCGCCAGCGCGCCCCGTCCTACGCCAGCCGAAGGCTCGATCACGTAGGGTACGACGTGTTGCCGGCGTTCGGGATCAAAGTAGGTCAGCCGCGCCGTACTGTCGGAGTTCGGATTGACGCGCGCGGTCAGGTTCAGGCTGGCCTGATCCTTTGAATGTGAGCCCAGATCATAATCGGTACGGTTGGCAATACCCTCGATCTCCTGGGCGCCGAGGTCAGGATAGTGGTACATCAAATCGAAGGTGCGCTTGGAGTAATGGGCCAGTTCATCGGGGGGCACATCATAGACGGTGATGCGTTCGCGGGGCACGCCGACGCTTTCCCACCAGCGCAGGCGCTCTTCGAGCCACTGCTGATGCCAGACCTCGTCAGTGCCGGGCATGACGAAGTACTCGATCTCCATCTGCTCAAACTCGCGCACCCGGAAGAGGAAGTTGCGCGGGTTAATCTCGTTGCGGAAGGCCTTGCCAACCTGGGCGATGCCGAAGGGCAACTTGCGGCTGGTGGTTGCCAGCACGTTGGCGAAGTTGACGAAGATTCCCTGGGCAGTTTCGGGGCGCAGGTAGGCCAGGGCGCCGCTATCGGCCACGGGGCCGACCTGCGTGCTGAACATCATATTGAAGGGCCGCGGCTCGGTGAGGTCGGTCGAGCCGCAGTTGGGGCAGCGGCCGTGAATGTGATCGGCGCGCCAGCGGCTCTTGCAGGCGCGACAATCTACCAGGGGGTCGTTAAAGGTCTCTTCGTGGCCCGAGTACTTCCACACCAGGCGATTCATAAGAATGGCCGCGTCGAGACCCTCCATATCATCGCGCTCGTAGACATTGGCGCGCCACCATTCGGCGATGAGATTGTTTTTGAGTTCGACACCCAGAGGGCCGTAGTCGTAGATGCCCTGCAGCCCGCCGTAGATCTCGCTGCCGGGAAAGACAAAGCCGCGACGTTTGCACAAAGACACGATTTGATTGAGGCTCGTAGCGGTCATAGATGCTGCTCCTGTATAGCGTAGCGGCGGGCGCCCGGCGCTCGCCTCAGCCCGGGGCAACAGAAAACCCCAGGCGACCAGTGTTCGCCTGGGGACGCATCATACCGACGCGCGGTTCCACCCCAGTTAGCGGCGCCCCGGGCGCACGCTCACCTCATTCAGGAGGAGCGCATAGCGCTTCCTCGGCGGCTCCCCGGCGCCCTTCCCCCAAACCGTACCACCGGGCTTGCACCATCCCCGGTTCGCTGGAGGCCGGCGCGCGGGGTACTCTTCCGGATCACAGCCGTCAAATTAACGGCTTCAGTATACCACAGGCCAGTCGGCTCGTCATCCCCGGCATCCGTCTCCGCCATGGGCCATAGGGGGACGGAGAAACCGGGTGTCTCCGCCTTCTCAGGTGCAGGGTTTTTCAAGCGAGAAGGGGTTTTCGGCATTCCAATGCGCTTACGATCCTCACCTCCCGCCCCCTCTCCCGCGCGCGGGAGAGGGGGGCGTTGGGGGTCCCGATGCCCCAGATGGCGCATGCGACGCGAGCATGGGCTGGAAAACTCTACACCTGAGAAGTTTCTCCGCCACCCTGCCTGATCCGGACGGGAGCTCATTCCTCTTCCTTGACCAGCACCCCTTCGTACATTGCGGGGTGCTGGCCGTTGCGCCGAGGAAGCTCGCCTGGTCGCGCGGACCGCCGCCGGGCAGGCGAACCCTCGGGCAACTGGGTATAGATCTGGGTGGTAGAGAGCGAGGCGTGGCCAAGGCGTTCCTGAACCTCGCGGAGTTCGGCGCCGTTCTCCAGCAGATGGGCGGCAAAGGAGTGGCGGAGGGTATGCGGAGTCAGATCATGGAGTCCCACTTCCTCGGCATACCCCTTGAGAATAAGCCAGAGTCCCTGACGGGTGAGGCGCTTGCCGCGATGGTTCAGGAAGAGCGCATCGGTCGGCTGGCTCCCGTTGTGCAGCAGGCGGTTGCGGGCTGAGTCGAGGTACTCCTCAAGGGCAGTCAGCGCCGTTTCGCCAAGGGGCAGGACCCGTTCGCGGCCAGCCCGTCCCGTGCAGCGAATGGCTCCCTGTGCCAGCAGCACATCAGAGACATTCAACGCCACCAGTTCGCTCACGCGCAGCCCGGTGGCGTAGAGGAGTTCGAGCATCGCCTTGTCGCGTAATCCCTCAGGCGAGGAAGCGCGCAGCGGCAATTCCAGCAGTTCATCAACCTGGTGCTGAGACAGAGCCCTGGGAGGATAGCGATCCACCTTGGGCGAGTCGATGCATCGGGATGGATCACCGGCAATAATGCGCTGCTCGGTGAGATAGCCGAAGAACGACTTGAGCGCCGCAGTGCGGCGGGCGATTGTCGAATTGGCGTAGCGCCGTTCGCGCAGGAACAACAGAAAGCCCAGCACGTGATCAGAAGTGACGCTTTGCCACTCGTTCAGGTTCTGGTCCCGCAGATAGGCGCAGAGTTGGTCGAGGTCGGTACGATAGGCGGCAATGGTATTGGCAGATGTGCCTCGCTCCGCCGCCATGTACTCCAAAAACTGATCGACTTGCTCTTGCATACGTTCCTATCTTGCCTAGCTAATGAGTTGGATCTGCATGCGGCGGCGCCGCACATTGCCGCAAGAAACAACGAACTTCTCTGGAAGGGCTATGCCCTGCACACCTCTCCTGAGCTGTAACGTAGACAATCGCCCTGTCAGGTCGTATCCTGAGCCGGTAGCGGCGTGTGGGCGGCACAGCCGACCTGCGGGGCGCGGAATAGGGCGTATGGTACCGCAAAGGCAGGGTGGTGTCAACCGCGACCAGCAGCCCGGCTCAGGGGCTGCAGGCGGCATTTACCGCATCAGGAAGCCTCAGAACGCGCGCCGGCCCGCTTTACCGCGCCGGGCTGCGCTGACGCCGTTTCGGCAACGGCGCGGCAATTCAACGGGTGCGATACAGTCGCGTTAGAAGCAGCAACTCTCCTTGAAGCCGCAGTTGCGACATCGGTGGAAGCTGGCCCACAGGTGCAACTCGGTGCCACAGTTGGGGCAGATGGCGGCCTCAGCGGTGGCGGGCTGGCAGAGGGTGACAGGAGGGGTTGCCTCCGGGCCTGCGAGAGTCCTGGCGAGGGCGCCGGGAAGCATCAGGCGGGGACGAGGGGAGTCACTACGCATGCGTGAACCTCCTGGACGATGCGTTATCGTAGTGGTTGTATTGTACCATTCCCGACCTCCCTCCGAGTGCGGAAACCCGGTCGTGCGTTGCCAGCGTCAGGGAGCTTGTAGATCATTTCGTTGCGCTCCCACAGAATCCTCGACACGACAGATCACGAGAGCGTATGGTATACTGCCACTCGTTCTTGTGCCGCCTCTACGGCGAGATTATGCAGACAATGCTCGTGTTTAACCCGAACGCGGGCCAGGCCGAGGCGCTGGAAAGCGAACTCGCCGCTGCCGCAGCCGTCTGGCGTGAAGCCGGGTGGCAGGTCGAGGTGCAGCCAACTCTTGCCGCGGGTGATGGGCAGCGTCTTGCCCGTCTTGCGGCGGAGCGGAACTACGACCTGGTGGTGGCTGCCGGAGGCGATGGGACGATCAATGAGGTGATCAACGGCCTGGTGGGTTCACAGACGGCGCTGGCGACCTTGCCGCTGGGGACGATGAACGTCTGGGCGCGGGAGTTGCGCCTGCCCCTGCAGCCTCGCGCCGCTGCCGCGGCGATCCTCGACTGGGCGCCTTATCCTATTGATCTGGGCCGCGCGGGCGATCGCTATTTCCTGCTCATGGCAGGCATCGGATTCGATGCAGCCATCACCGCTGGCGTGCGCCCTGCTGAGAAGCGCCGCTTTGGCGCCCTGGCCTACGTGTGGCGGGGCATTGAGCAGGTGCTGAGCGTGCGGGGCGCCAGCGCGCGCCTGACACTCGACGGGCGTCCGCTCCGTGGCCGCGTGCTGATGGTCGTGGTGGGAAACACCCAGCTGTATGGCGGACTGGTAAAAATCACCCATCGCGCCTGCATTAATGACGGCTTGCTTGATGTGTGCGTTATCAAGGGCGAAAATGGCCTCAGCGCCCTGCGCAGCTTTTTCGCCATTCTTGGTCGCCGCCAGGGCCACGATCCGGAGATCCAGTATTACCGGGCACGGATGCTCACCGTAGTGGCCAGACCGGCCCTGCCGGTGCAGGTAGACGGCGACCCGATCGGGTTTACGCCCATGACCTTTGAAGTGGCGCCGGGGGCCCTGCAGGCCCTGCTGCCGCCCGATCTGCCCGAGGATCTGTTGCAGCAGAAGCCGGCCTCGGAAGCGCCATTGCCGCTGAGCCGCAGGCGGCGCCCGGCGTGACGCATCGGTGACGCGGAGCATACGTTTCCCAGTATTCCAATGAACACCTGGTACAGAGTTGTGGCGACGTTGCTGATCCTGCTGCTAATGGCGCCCGCCGCTGGCTGCACGCAGCGACCTGCGGGGTTTGAGCAGTCAGGCGCAAACCCTGCGGTGCGCGGTAACGCCTTGCCTGGACGGCTGCTCTTCGTGCGTCAGGGGGTGATCTGGCAGTGGCGCGGGCGCGAGGCCGCCCCGCTGCTCGGCACGGGCGCGGCGTTCCAACCGGCCTGGGACCCGGAGGGCAAGCGGATTGCCTATATCGCGCGCGACAACAGCTTCAGCGATGTGTGGCTGGCCGATGAGACGGGGCAAGCCCTGACTCGCCTCACCAACAACGGCTCCCAGGCCCCTCCGAATAGCCTGGCGCGCGCTGCCGAGAGTCGCTGGGCCTTTTACCCGGCCTGGTCGCCTGACGGGAGGCGCGTCGCCGTGGCCATGCAGACCCGGCCGCCTGCCGGCGAACCCCTGGCCGATGCCATGCTGGAGTTGATGTTGCTGCCGGTTGGCCCCGGCGCGCCGTTGCTGGCCTACAGTGATGGCGAGGCCAGTGTGGGGCGCAGTGTGTTCATTGCCGAGGGGACAGCGTTGATCTTTACCCGCGCCGGCGCCGGACCGACCGGCCACCAGGAGTTGTATCGCGTTGAGCTGGTGAGCGGCCGCGCCGAGGCGCTCGCGGGAGCGCCCCGGGGCAGCTATGATCCGGCCTGCACGCCTGATGGGCGCTGGCTGGTGTTCGCCGCGCAGCAGAATGAGCGCACGGATATCTTCGCGCTCCCCCTGGCCGGCGGCGTTCCTGTGAAACTCACCGATCAGGGAGCAGCGCGGGCGCCGGCGGTCTCACCGGATGGGCGCTTGCTGGCGTTTCTGGCGCTTGCTCCGGGCGAGCCGGGCTTCGACCTCTGGGTCGCCGAACTGAGCGCAGCACCCGATGGCGCCCTGATGGCCGGTCGATCACGCCGGTTAACGACGGGACTGGGGATTGACGCGGACTCGGGACTGACCTGGGCGCCATAGCCGGAGACCTATCCCTGATCGTCCCGGAAGGCTGTAGCCAGGCCAGGGCGTCGCTGAATGATCTCGCACTCGGTGACAATGATGTCGAGAGGCACGTCGTGCGGCTCGTGCGGAAGGCCTGGCTCTTCCTGGACGGCGAAGGCCACCCCGACGCTCACACCGCGCACCTCTGCCAGCAAGCGATCGTAGAATCCTTTACCGTAGCCGAGACGGTAGCCGGCACGGTCGAAGGCCAGCAGGGGGGCCACGGTCAGGTCCCAGCTCCCGGGCGCGGCGAGGCGCATATCACGGGGGTGCAGCGTGCCGTGGGGACCGGCAACAAAGGCCTCCATGTCGAGCCGGTCAATCCAACTATGTGCAAGCCGCTGGTCGCTGCCCATGACGGGCACGGCCACAGCTTTGCCCGCGGCCAGCGCGGCATCGATCAGGAAGCGGGTATCCACTTCGGAGCGGATAGGCAGGTAGCAATGAATAGAAGCGGCGGCCTGAAAGACAGGTAAAGCAGCCACTCGCGCGCAGATGACTGCACTGCGCGCGGCGTGATCGTCAACGGCATCACGACGGGCGCTGGCCTGGCGCCGTAACGACCGTTTGAGGAAAGATGCCGGTAAGGGCGCTTCGCTCTCCGTTGCCCTGCCATCCATGGCGTCGGAATCTATAGCGTTTCTCGAAAAGATTGAGCCGCGATGACGGCTGCGCGCGCGCAGCGAGGCGCGCAGCTCGGCGCACTCAGGGAATCGATCACCTGGTCAGCGCTCTAGAGATGCGGCGCCTTGATCTTGCGGATCACCTCCACGAATGGCGGATCGGGTTTGCGGCGCGGGTTGAACTTGAACCAGCCGAGTTCGGCTCGCACGGCTTGTTCCTTCAGCTCGGTAGCGCCCCAGATGAACGAGGCGCCGGTGATGCCGAGGAGGGCTGACCATCCGGGATTGGCCACAAAGAGGGATACGAGGATCAACAGCACGCCAAGCGCCAGAGGGTAGGGCCACCAGAGATAGCCAAGGTGGTACTCCAGACGGATGACCCAGAAGAAGCCGAAGCCGATGATGCCCAGACTGAACAGGCCGAGGGCAATTCCACTCCAGTGCATTGGCTGGCGCTCCCTTCAATCGGTGCTGGCTGAGGATGGGCGATAGAGTTCGGACAGGGGTTCGGCCGGGCGCCATGGCGACCGCTGGGGAGCGACCGGGCGGCCAGTCGGCTCACGGTCGAGCAAGTCTGCGGTCGTGGCCGAACCGCCAGCGGCCAGATAGGCTGCGTGGCGCGGGTTGGCGGGATTGGCCGGGGCGTGACCTTTGCGCACCCGCTTCGCTTGCCGGAACAGCTCGAAGGCGTCCCACAGGAGGGTCACGCCAACAATGCTACTGACGCCCGCCAGGATGAGCGAGGGGGTGAAGAGGGCGAAGGCGTTCAACCCCAGGCCGGCGATCGTCAGCAGCAGCGCGGGCGGCCAGATTCGCGGGCTGTGGGCCTCAAGCCAGCGTACGCCAACGTGACCCCACCAGATGCCCAGAAACGTGGCGAGGGCCATCCAGAACCCGGCCAGTTGCAGCATGCCCGTACCCTTCTAGCTCTCCCTCGCAAATCTATGCAAATCTCAACAATTCTTCGTAAGAGATGCTACTATTTTACCGATTATGGGGAGCGGTGTCAACTGTCGGTTGCCATTCCACGCCTTGACGGGCCAGATCCGGCTCTCTATAATCGCTTGCAACTGCAACTATTGCATCGCCGAGGGTCAAGCCTATGTCTCCACCCGTAGCGCCCTCGATTGCCCACGAGCAGCACCGGCTCATTCACGACATCTATGTCCTTCTCGATGATGGCGATCGGCGTGTGCTCCAGAAAGTCAACCTTTCGCCGCTGGAATTCTCGGTGCTCCAGCGTCTTGACACTGTTCAGGGTCGCCGTTTGACCGACATTGGCGCGGAGCTGCTGTGTGTGAAGAGCACGATCACGCGCCTGGTTGATCGGCTGGAGGCGCACGGGCTGGTGCGACGAACGCCTGATCCTGATGATCGGCGGGCTCAGCGTCTGCTCCTTACTCCCCGCGGCCTGGCGTTGCGGGATGAGGCCGTGCGTTTGCACGACGCCGCGGTGGAGCGGCGCATGGGGCTTCTTGAGCCGGCGGAGCAGCAACAGCTGCGGGTCCTGTTGGAGAAACTGCGTGCCGGGCTGAGCCAGGATCTACACGCCAGCGATCCCTGATGTGAAAACAGCCGATAGGCCCCAGTGCGCTGCCGGTGTTTTCATCGGGTCAGTGTGCGGGCCATCAATGGGCGTCTAATACCAGAAGCCGCGCGAGCGGCAGGCTGCAGCGGCTGTCTGTTTCCCTGCGTCTACGAGCCGCAGATCCGGTCCAGGGCGGCGTTCCATGCCTTCATGCGCTCGGGGTCGCCCCCAACATCGGGGTGGTGCAGACGCGCCATAGCCTTGCGGATGGCATTGATCTCGTCTTCGCTCAGTTGACCGGCCAGACTGCTGATATCGAGAGTCCGCTGCGCAACCCTGGGCTCCGAGGTCATTCCGGCTTCGAGGCGCTGGGCGCGGGCGCGCCAGATGTCGCGTTCGTGGGCGAGGGAGGTATTCTCGCGCATCGTCTCCGTCAAGGTAGCGACCATCTTGGCGTGGGCACGCTGCGCTTCATTGGCAGCCATCAGCGCCTTCTCGAGTTGACGCCGCAACCCGCGGTTTAGCGCCTGGGCTTCGGCAAGCTCGCGCCGGAGTTGCTCATACTCACGCTGGGTACAAGCTTCCAGAGTCGGCGGAAGTTCTTCCGGCTGTAACACGCTCTACCTCCTCGCCAGTTGCCTCCTCCACCGTCGCAGTGGCGCTTGGCGATGGGACCTTTCCACATAATCGCGCCCGGTGGCAGCACGAGCTATAGTATAACGACTCCCGCGCACTTGCGCTAGGGGGGTTGTGGATAACGGCATCGTCATCCTCCTCTGCTCCGTCATGTGGCAAGCGGCTGCCTTACGGCAGCCGCTGGGGGCAGATGAGGGGAGCGACAGAGGGGAAAAAGAGGAAGGGGTTCGGCACGTCTGTCGCACCGTTGCCGAACCTGTATATGCAGTATAACAGATTTTGACGCACTGCGGTATCCAACTTTGGTCGGATTTGCGCGCCTGACCGGCCATCGCGTCTAGTATCGGGAGGCTGTGCCATCGCGCGGACCAGCAGGCTTGCAACCCGCTCGCCTTCGCGGTAGCATGGCTTCAGCGCCGTTCTACACCAGCCCTTTCGCCCGTCAGTGCGCCGTTAGCCGCGCCCGGACGCGCCGCAGCCGATAAAAAGCCGCCATCTACAATCGCTCTGGCCGCCAGCGAGGGGCGCCAGCCGCCAGCAGGAGCAGCCACGTGAACGATCCCAGCCGCACGATCCGCGTGATCGCCTTCCGAACGCCATTTGTGACCTTCGAGACCCGTTCGTGGCATCCGCCAATGAATGTGTATGAAACCGATGAGGGTCTGGTTATTATCGCCGATCTGGCCGGGGTGAACCCGACCGATCTGCAGGTGTATGTCAAACCAAACCTGCTTGTCGTCCAGGGGCAGCGCCAGTTGACGCCTCCGCCCGGCCTGCGCCGCATCCACCGCATGGAGATCGGCGCGGGGCGCTTTGAGGTGGAGGTGCCGATCGCCACCTCCATCGATCCGGAACGATCGGAGGGGCATTATCGCAATGGCTTGCTGGAGATCATTCTGCCCTACGCCAGTGATCCGCCCCAGCGCGTGATGGTCATCCAGATCGAGGGAGGGCTGTGATGAGCAACCCCGCGGCCACTCCTGATAGAGCGGCGCCCCCTGGGAGCGTGGAGATTCCCTCCAGCATGCCTATTCTGGCGCTGCCCAATGGTGTGCTCTTCCCCGGAGCCGTGCTGCCTCTGGCCGTCGGAGGCGACCCCTGGGTGCGCCTGGTGGATGACGCCGCGCTCGGTTCGCGCTTCATCGGCCTGTTCCTGCGCACCGCGCCTGGCGACACCTTCGACCCGGCCACCCTGGCCGCCACGGGGTGCGCGGCGCAGATCGTGCGCCTGCTGCGCCAGCCTGACGGCAGTGTGCAGATGCTGCTCGAGGGCCACGCCCGCATCGCCATCGAGCAGATCGTCACCACCGCGACCTATCCCGTCGCCCGGGTGCGGGTGCTCACCGAGCCGCCCCCCGACGCCGAGACCGAGACGCTGGCG belongs to Chloroflexaceae bacterium and includes:
- a CDS encoding AAA-associated domain-containing protein, coding for MTLDTADIPQADQLWDVARVAEAIARGRHDTEEIAAYIGMKVPRQGHYYTQAARILGLVTEGEPGEAPRLTTLGRSFVRSNRVEQRTFLRRLLLQREPTRSVIIRLRARDGLDRQELAETLQQLAPLAASTASRRAHTIAAWLCAVDLAEWQNDRLVYTGPAFVGAAGAQASSPAGDAEGWGNVSSPWSR
- a CDS encoding TlyA family RNA methyltransferase; this encodes MAKTRLDQLLVARGLAETRSKAQALVLAGSVRVAGQPATKPGVLVDEDAAVEVTAALPYVSRGGYKLAHALDVFGLSPAGLVALDVGASTGGFTDVLLQRGAAHVYAVDVGYGLLDYRLRSDPRVTVLERTNIRHLQALPGGVTADCATIDVSFISLKLVLPAVRRLVRATGWIVALIKPQFEAGPEHVSRGGVVRDPAVHQAVLREVLATAAELGLTPRGLTRSPLSGPAGNIEFLAWLQPGGAPLSVETAVEAVTVVQP
- a CDS encoding glycine--tRNA ligase; its protein translation is MTATSLNQIVSLCKRRGFVFPGSEIYGGLQGIYDYGPLGVELKNNLIAEWWRANVYERDDMEGLDAAILMNRLVWKYSGHEETFNDPLVDCRACKSRWRADHIHGRCPNCGSTDLTEPRPFNMMFSTQVGPVADSGALAYLRPETAQGIFVNFANVLATTSRKLPFGIAQVGKAFRNEINPRNFLFRVREFEQMEIEYFVMPGTDEVWHQQWLEERLRWWESVGVPRERITVYDVPPDELAHYSKRTFDLMYHYPDLGAQEIEGIANRTDYDLGSHSKDQASLNLTARVNPNSDSTARLTYFDPERRQHVVPYVIEPSAGVGRGALAVLCEAYAEEMTKAPPPERVEAVADALAAFLKSVGRSEKLHSEARDALLAYGEAIRSHLPERLPEVEPLLAMPGADAIELGKKLRGQAQPLIDEHFRTVLRLRPRLAPVKVAVFPLKRNHDAMVETARRIRRQLQLELGARTVYDDTGAIGKLYRRQDEIGTPYCITVDFDTLGEGKEPALADTVTVRDRDTMAQERVPVADLPLYLREKLR
- a CDS encoding tyrosine recombinase XerD — translated: MQEQVDQFLEYMAAERGTSANTIAAYRTDLDQLCAYLRDQNLNEWQSVTSDHVLGFLLFLRERRYANSTIARRTAALKSFFGYLTEQRIIAGDPSRCIDSPKVDRYPPRALSQHQVDELLELPLRASSPEGLRDKAMLELLYATGLRVSELVALNVSDVLLAQGAIRCTGRAGRERVLPLGETALTALEEYLDSARNRLLHNGSQPTDALFLNHRGKRLTRQGLWLILKGYAEEVGLHDLTPHTLRHSFAAHLLENGAELREVQERLGHASLSTTQIYTQLPEGSPARRRSARPGELPRRNGQHPAMYEGVLVKEEE
- a CDS encoding diacylglycerol kinase family lipid kinase; protein product: MVYCHSFLCRLYGEIMQTMLVFNPNAGQAEALESELAAAAAVWREAGWQVEVQPTLAAGDGQRLARLAAERNYDLVVAAGGDGTINEVINGLVGSQTALATLPLGTMNVWARELRLPLQPRAAAAAILDWAPYPIDLGRAGDRYFLLMAGIGFDAAITAGVRPAEKRRFGALAYVWRGIEQVLSVRGASARLTLDGRPLRGRVLMVVVGNTQLYGGLVKITHRACINDGLLDVCVIKGENGLSALRSFFAILGRRQGHDPEIQYYRARMLTVVARPALPVQVDGDPIGFTPMTFEVAPGALQALLPPDLPEDLLQQKPASEAPLPLSRRRRPA
- a CDS encoding 5-formyltetrahydrofolate cyclo-ligase, coding for MDGRATESEAPLPASFLKRSLRRQASARRDAVDDHAARSAVICARVAALPVFQAAASIHCYLPIRSEVDTRFLIDAALAAGKAVAVPVMGSDQRLAHSWIDRLDMEAFVAGPHGTLHPRDMRLAAPGSWDLTVAPLLAFDRAGYRLGYGKGFYDRLLAEVRGVSVGVAFAVQEEPGLPHEPHDVPLDIIVTECEIIQRRPGLATAFRDDQG
- a CDS encoding DUF4491 family protein, translated to MHWSGIALGLFSLGIIGFGFFWVIRLEYHLGYLWWPYPLALGVLLILVSLFVANPGWSALLGITGASFIWGATELKEQAVRAELGWFKFNPRRKPDPPFVEVIRKIKAPHL
- a CDS encoding DUF4491 family protein; the encoded protein is MLQLAGFWMALATFLGIWWGHVGVRWLEAHSPRIWPPALLLTIAGLGLNAFALFTPSLILAGVSSIVGVTLLWDAFELFRQAKRVRKGHAPANPANPRHAAYLAAGGSATTADLLDREPTGRPVAPQRSPWRPAEPLSELYRPSSASTD